In one Brevibacillus choshinensis genomic region, the following are encoded:
- a CDS encoding fumarylacetoacetate hydrolase family protein, translated as MIIRFERNGKVKHGWMVEADNKVRVIEGDIYKIQTAKPIMTGLELPLDEVALQAPTAPSKVVCIGVNYPDHASEMDIELPKEPLMFLKPSTTVIGPGEPIVYPKLTKNLHYEGELAIVIKKQAKKIKAEDAEDYILGFTCAIDVTARDLQMSDGQWTRAKGFDTFCPLGPAIAAKLDYNDLRIVTRVNGEVRQNASTSQMVFSIPQLVEAVSAVMTLLPGDVILTGTPAGVGELQPGDEISVTIEEIGTLATRVVMEE; from the coding sequence ATGATTATTCGGTTTGAACGAAACGGTAAAGTGAAGCACGGTTGGATGGTAGAAGCAGATAACAAGGTGCGTGTGATCGAAGGGGATATTTACAAGATTCAAACGGCGAAGCCCATTATGACGGGATTGGAGCTCCCGCTGGACGAAGTGGCGCTCCAAGCACCCACCGCTCCCAGCAAAGTCGTTTGCATCGGGGTCAATTACCCGGATCATGCGTCTGAGATGGACATAGAGCTGCCAAAGGAACCATTGATGTTCCTCAAGCCTTCCACAACTGTCATTGGACCAGGAGAGCCGATTGTTTATCCCAAGCTGACCAAAAACCTTCATTATGAAGGTGAACTTGCTATTGTCATTAAAAAACAAGCCAAGAAGATCAAGGCAGAAGATGCGGAAGATTACATTCTCGGCTTTACGTGCGCGATTGATGTGACTGCACGGGATTTGCAAATGAGCGATGGCCAATGGACGCGTGCCAAAGGGTTTGATACCTTTTGCCCGCTTGGTCCGGCGATTGCAGCAAAACTTGATTACAATGATCTGCGTATTGTGACTCGTGTCAACGGAGAAGTACGGCAGAATGCGAGCACGAGCCAGATGGTATTTAGCATTCCGCAGCTCGTGGAGGCTGTTTCAGCTGTTATGACTCTTCTTCCTGGCGATGTGATCCTCACGGGAACGCCAGCGGGGGTGGGTGAGCTGCAACCTGGTGATGAGATATCCGTTACGATCGAAGAGATTGGTACACTTGCTACACGGGTGGTCATGGAAGAATAA
- the thiI gene encoding tRNA uracil 4-sulfurtransferase ThiI, producing the protein MNYDVILIRYGELALKGKNRDMFEETLMRSVKSVLRSFYKVKVRRNYGRMYVELHGEDAYEVMDRLKRVFGISSISPTIHVDPDIEVIKERSLELIRQMNPQPRNFRVVTRRADKRYPIPSMEVNRMVGTHILRALPAIKVDVHEPEAIVNIEIRTEGTYVSCETIPGPGGLPVGVSGKVLLLLSGGIDSPVAGWMMMKRGVTLEAIHFHSYPYTSERSLEKVRDLAQKLTKWGGTVRLHVVPFTEIQTAIRDKCPEDYLITIMRRFMMRISEKVAANTKALALATGESLGQVASQTLESMDTINKVISIPMLRPLIGMDKIEITDISRKIDTYELSILPYEDCCTVFTPKNPVTRPKAYLAEKFETALDVDALVEDAVNRTVIEEITTKPREVVSDLF; encoded by the coding sequence ATGAACTACGATGTAATTTTGATCCGTTATGGAGAATTGGCTCTAAAAGGCAAGAATCGCGATATGTTTGAAGAAACGCTGATGCGTAGCGTGAAAAGCGTCTTGCGTTCCTTCTATAAAGTAAAGGTACGTCGCAATTACGGTCGAATGTATGTGGAGTTGCACGGAGAAGATGCTTACGAGGTCATGGATCGACTCAAGCGTGTATTCGGGATATCCTCGATTAGCCCAACCATTCACGTAGATCCAGATATCGAGGTTATCAAGGAACGCTCCCTGGAGCTGATTCGTCAAATGAATCCGCAGCCACGAAATTTCCGTGTCGTAACGCGTCGTGCAGACAAGCGTTACCCGATCCCTTCAATGGAAGTCAATCGTATGGTCGGTACCCATATCCTGCGAGCCCTCCCAGCGATCAAAGTAGATGTGCATGAGCCAGAAGCAATCGTGAACATTGAGATCCGCACAGAAGGTACCTATGTCAGCTGTGAAACGATTCCAGGCCCAGGCGGATTGCCGGTAGGTGTGAGTGGAAAAGTTCTTTTGTTGCTATCTGGTGGGATCGACAGCCCGGTTGCAGGCTGGATGATGATGAAGCGCGGTGTTACACTCGAAGCCATTCACTTCCACAGCTATCCGTATACCAGCGAGCGTTCTTTAGAAAAAGTACGCGATCTAGCGCAAAAGCTGACAAAGTGGGGAGGAACTGTCCGCCTGCACGTAGTACCGTTTACAGAGATTCAGACAGCGATTCGCGACAAATGCCCGGAAGATTACCTGATTACGATCATGCGCCGATTCATGATGCGCATTTCTGAGAAGGTGGCTGCAAATACAAAAGCATTGGCACTAGCGACGGGTGAAAGCCTAGGTCAAGTGGCTTCGCAAACTCTCGAAAGCATGGATACGATTAATAAAGTCATTTCTATTCCGATGCTGCGTCCCCTAATTGGGATGGATAAGATCGAGATCACGGACATTTCTCGTAAGATTGATACGTATGAGCTCTCGATCTTGCCATATGAAGATTGCTGCACAGTCTTCACACCGAAAAATCCTGTTACTCGCCCCAAGGCTTATCTGGCGGAAAAATTCGAAACGGCGCTGGACGTGGATGCGCTGGTAGAAGACGCAGTCAATCGCACGGTTATCGAAGAGATCACAACGAAACCGCGGGAAGTCGTCTCGGATTTGTTCTAA
- a CDS encoding cysteine desulfurase family protein gives MIYLDNSATTRPHPQVVETMRRAMESYYGNPSSLHQKGVEAETVLKQAREVAAKYLGCKAGEIIFTSGGTESNNTAIKGVAFQYQNRGKHIITTQVEHPAVYDVCKQLESLGFSTTYVPVDRDGRVSLEDVKKAMRPDTILVSIMHVNNELGTIQPVEEIGQWLKQFPKVLFHVDAVQAIGKVPLRLKDSGIDLLSVSAHKFYGPRGVGILYKREGLIIHPLLMGGGQEGGVRSGTENLPAIAGLAKAIRLLEEMGSGEGNRLQEMLRQLREGISSIEGCIINTPEIGAAPHIMNISVPGVKAEVLLHALEERGFLVSTKSACSSKANEPSRVLTSVGIERDCALSSLRISLGRENTIEDINQFLVALKACVSSLRTQMKSKSVTR, from the coding sequence GTGATTTACTTGGATAACAGTGCTACGACTCGTCCTCATCCCCAAGTGGTTGAGACCATGAGACGTGCAATGGAAAGCTATTATGGCAATCCCTCTTCTCTCCATCAAAAAGGGGTAGAGGCAGAAACGGTTTTGAAGCAGGCACGTGAGGTAGCAGCAAAGTACCTAGGATGCAAGGCTGGGGAAATCATTTTTACCTCCGGTGGTACGGAAAGTAATAATACGGCGATCAAAGGCGTTGCCTTCCAATATCAGAACCGCGGGAAGCATATCATTACGACCCAAGTGGAGCATCCGGCTGTATACGATGTATGCAAGCAACTGGAGAGCTTGGGATTCTCGACGACGTATGTACCTGTCGATCGGGATGGACGTGTCTCTCTTGAAGACGTCAAAAAAGCGATGCGACCTGATACGATTCTCGTTTCAATCATGCATGTGAACAACGAGCTTGGCACGATTCAACCTGTCGAGGAGATAGGTCAATGGCTCAAGCAATTTCCAAAAGTCCTCTTTCATGTGGATGCCGTGCAAGCCATCGGCAAAGTCCCGCTTCGACTCAAAGATTCCGGTATTGATCTGTTGAGCGTGTCGGCCCACAAGTTTTATGGGCCACGCGGTGTAGGGATTTTGTATAAACGCGAGGGGCTAATTATTCATCCTTTGTTGATGGGTGGAGGGCAAGAAGGCGGTGTCCGGTCGGGTACAGAAAACCTGCCAGCGATTGCCGGTCTTGCCAAGGCGATCCGTTTACTCGAAGAAATGGGCTCTGGAGAAGGTAATCGTCTGCAGGAAATGCTGCGTCAGCTGCGAGAAGGGATCTCATCGATTGAAGGCTGTATCATCAACACTCCTGAGATCGGAGCGGCCCCGCATATTATGAACATTTCTGTTCCGGGCGTAAAGGCAGAAGTGTTGCTTCACGCGTTGGAAGAACGTGGCTTTTTGGTATCCACCAAGTCGGCATGCTCCTCTAAGGCAAACGAACCGAGCCGTGTACTTACGTCAGTGGGCATTGAACGTGACTGTGCGCTGTCATCCCTTCGCATTAGCCTCGGTAGGGAAAATACAATAGAAGACATCAATCAGTTTCTCGTGGCACTTAAGGCGTGCGTCAGCAGCTTGCGAACACAAATGAAATCCAAAAGCGTAACCAGATAA
- a CDS encoding LysM peptidoglycan-binding domain-containing protein — protein MFRTTRWKRLAAQTSMIALLLPATSAFAQPISVVPGDTLGNLAYHYQVSVEQLKIANHLKTDMIQSGQSLYIPPRSEIYTVKSGDVLWKIAADHQTTIPTIMEINQRTSYDLFVGEKILVPTASATTTDRTYTVKSGDVLWKIASRYNVSIQSILDANRLTSTDLLIGQKLLIPKTTGQASNQTGSQKDKDTATPAKDATKPWVENTRYQVKQSDTPWTISIDHGIPMTELLQVNKLSENAELQIGQSLIIPVHHIPETSVKNSKYGEYLDWFEASQYLFPINAVATVTDFETGRSFQVKRTIGASHSDTEPLTAADTAKIKDIWGGDFSWSVRPVIVEVNGRRIAASMTSMPHSIEYITNNNFTGHFDIHFLNSLRHKDNSIDPDHQEAIKVATGR, from the coding sequence ATGTTCCGAACAACACGATGGAAACGTCTAGCTGCGCAAACTTCAATGATCGCTTTACTGCTCCCTGCCACGTCTGCTTTTGCACAGCCTATTTCTGTAGTACCTGGAGATACGTTGGGCAATCTGGCGTACCACTATCAAGTTTCTGTAGAACAATTGAAAATCGCTAATCATTTGAAGACAGACATGATCCAATCCGGTCAATCCCTGTACATACCCCCCCGTTCCGAAATCTATACAGTCAAGTCAGGCGATGTGCTTTGGAAAATTGCAGCAGACCATCAAACTACGATTCCCACGATCATGGAAATCAATCAACGTACATCCTACGATCTCTTCGTCGGTGAAAAAATCTTGGTACCGACAGCATCCGCTACTACTACGGATAGAACATACACCGTGAAAAGCGGCGACGTTCTCTGGAAAATTGCCAGTCGCTATAACGTGTCCATCCAATCTATTCTGGATGCCAATCGATTGACTTCTACCGACCTTCTTATCGGTCAAAAGTTACTCATCCCGAAAACAACTGGACAAGCTTCCAATCAAACAGGGAGCCAGAAAGATAAAGATACAGCTACACCTGCAAAAGATGCCACAAAACCTTGGGTAGAAAACACTCGCTACCAAGTCAAGCAAAGCGATACTCCCTGGACGATTTCGATCGATCACGGGATTCCGATGACCGAGCTGTTGCAAGTGAACAAGCTCTCGGAAAATGCAGAGCTGCAAATCGGGCAATCACTCATCATCCCTGTTCACCATATTCCTGAAACTTCCGTCAAAAATTCAAAGTACGGTGAATATTTGGACTGGTTTGAAGCGAGTCAGTACCTCTTTCCTATCAATGCCGTTGCGACGGTAACAGATTTTGAAACAGGACGTAGCTTTCAGGTCAAGCGCACGATCGGGGCCTCTCATTCAGATACTGAGCCACTCACTGCGGCAGATACAGCAAAGATTAAAGACATCTGGGGCGGCGATTTTTCCTGGAGCGTGCGTCCCGTCATTGTTGAGGTGAACGGAAGACGAATTGCGGCTTCGATGACCTCCATGCCTCACAGTATCGAGTACATTACTAACAATAATTTCACTGGCCATTTTGACATCCACTTCCTAAACAGTCTGCGGCACAAGGATAATTCCATAGACCCTGATCATCAGGAAGCGATCAAAGTAGCAACCGGAAGATAG
- the dapF gene encoding diaminopimelate epimerase: MKFTKLHGLGNDYVYVNCFTEDLTGVDLPELARRVSDRHFGVGGDGLILILPSERADFRMRVFNNDGSEAKNCGNGLRCVSKYVFDHGLTSEHTFTVETLGGIVTPVVSLGTDGKVEQVTIDMGEPCFERAAIPMTGIPEEKALEETIEVDGEAFTMTAVSMGNPHAILFMDEVLDEEVVKYGPKIEFHEWFPERTNVEFIQILDRQEILFRVWERGSGVTLACGTGACAAAVAAILSGRTDREVTVHLAGGDLFIEWREVDNRVFMTGPATEVFSGDYQGAIPYK, encoded by the coding sequence ATGAAGTTTACGAAATTGCATGGACTGGGAAACGATTATGTGTATGTGAATTGCTTCACAGAAGATTTGACGGGCGTGGATCTTCCTGAGCTGGCAAGACGAGTAAGCGATCGTCATTTCGGCGTTGGCGGAGATGGATTAATCTTGATCTTGCCTTCAGAGCGGGCCGACTTCCGCATGCGCGTTTTCAATAATGATGGCAGCGAAGCGAAGAATTGTGGGAACGGATTGCGCTGTGTCAGCAAGTACGTATTCGATCATGGTTTGACGAGTGAGCATACATTTACCGTAGAGACGTTGGGGGGAATCGTTACTCCTGTCGTTTCACTCGGCACGGATGGCAAAGTAGAGCAAGTCACGATTGACATGGGCGAACCGTGTTTTGAGCGAGCAGCCATCCCGATGACTGGGATACCCGAAGAGAAGGCGCTCGAAGAAACGATCGAAGTCGACGGAGAGGCTTTTACCATGACGGCTGTTTCCATGGGTAATCCACACGCCATTCTGTTCATGGACGAAGTACTCGACGAAGAAGTGGTCAAATACGGTCCCAAGATCGAATTCCATGAATGGTTTCCTGAACGAACGAATGTAGAGTTCATCCAGATTCTAGACCGACAGGAAATCCTTTTCCGCGTATGGGAGCGAGGATCCGGTGTCACACTAGCATGTGGTACAGGAGCTTGTGCAGCGGCAGTCGCTGCGATCCTGAGCGGTAGAACAGATCGGGAGGTTACCGTGCATTTGGCGGGTGGAGACCTATTCATCGAATGGAGAGAAGTCGATAATCGTGTGTTCATGACCGGTCCAGCCACAGAAGTATTTTCTGGCGATTACCAGGGGGCTATCCCTTATAAATAG
- a CDS encoding DUF84 family protein translates to MDFSTFHYALGTTNAAKKSAVQLATGVEPICLSVPSCISDQPMTEEETITGAINRAKTVFTQIPNVDIGLGLEGGLMYDERFTQEWYLISICAAWNGMKLHVGKGLSFPIPKQAAERIQKENIELSTIIDEWSGIRNSNHQGGAYALLTEGRIRRADVFRDAVIAALTPYFSKLYV, encoded by the coding sequence ATGGATTTTTCCACATTTCACTATGCGTTGGGTACTACGAACGCTGCAAAAAAATCGGCGGTTCAGCTGGCTACTGGTGTAGAACCCATCTGCCTGTCTGTTCCTTCTTGCATTTCCGACCAGCCTATGACCGAAGAGGAAACGATTACCGGAGCCATTAACCGAGCAAAGACAGTCTTCACTCAAATTCCAAATGTTGATATCGGACTGGGACTGGAAGGAGGATTGATGTACGACGAACGGTTCACGCAAGAGTGGTACCTCATCTCCATATGTGCCGCGTGGAACGGGATGAAACTTCATGTAGGAAAAGGCTTGTCCTTCCCCATACCAAAGCAAGCCGCTGAGCGGATCCAAAAAGAGAACATTGAATTGAGCACGATCATCGACGAATGGAGCGGCATTCGCAACAGTAATCATCAAGGTGGAGCTTACGCGCTTTTAACAGAGGGTCGCATTCGCAGGGCGGATGTTTTTCGCGATGCGGTGATTGCAGCATTGACGCCGTATTTCTCAAAACTATATGTGTAA
- a CDS encoding DUF1540 domain-containing protein — MPQVKCSVANCEYWAQGNLCSADEIMVEIDAHSNADYKTEFAAENNSHQDKASTSSETCCLTFKPKNSSK; from the coding sequence ATGCCACAAGTAAAATGCAGTGTAGCGAATTGCGAATACTGGGCGCAGGGTAATCTGTGCAGCGCTGACGAGATCATGGTGGAAATCGACGCTCACTCGAACGCGGACTACAAAACAGAGTTTGCTGCGGAGAACAATTCGCACCAGGATAAGGCTAGCACATCGTCCGAAACCTGTTGTCTGACGTTCAAGCCGAAAAACTCCAGCAAGTAG
- a CDS encoding SDR family NAD(P)-dependent oxidoreductase encodes MTLQRIVVITGASSGLGRALTRLHLDKGDLVIATGRKAAGLQALTLEHQQNERLHTQMLDVTDNEAARQLAAWVHVRFGRCDLLYNNAGTAVFAALADMRLEELEETLQTNIAGVMYTTRAFLPMMQQAHAGHIINIASLAGQVATSKAAVYAASKAAIIRFSEGLQHELAEYGIHVTCAMPGPIDTPFLDRADRTGNYRNKVSRYLLTPEQTAALISRAVERKKPEVAMPLRLHYLSLLYAFLPHSVKRLVAPLLNRK; translated from the coding sequence ATGACTTTACAACGAATCGTTGTCATCACGGGAGCTTCAAGCGGACTCGGACGAGCACTCACACGCCTGCATCTCGACAAAGGTGATTTGGTTATCGCCACCGGACGCAAAGCTGCGGGACTACAAGCACTAACATTGGAGCACCAGCAAAATGAGCGACTTCACACCCAAATGCTCGACGTCACCGACAACGAGGCAGCACGTCAGTTAGCTGCATGGGTTCATGTCCGCTTTGGACGCTGTGATCTTCTGTATAACAACGCAGGCACTGCTGTATTTGCAGCGCTGGCAGATATGCGCCTCGAGGAGCTAGAAGAAACGTTGCAAACGAACATAGCCGGGGTGATGTATACGACCCGCGCTTTCTTACCTATGATGCAGCAGGCGCATGCAGGTCACATCATCAATATTGCTTCGCTAGCTGGGCAAGTCGCCACTTCAAAAGCAGCTGTCTACGCCGCCAGTAAAGCGGCCATTATTCGTTTTAGTGAAGGATTGCAACACGAATTGGCGGAGTACGGCATTCATGTTACTTGTGCGATGCCAGGCCCAATCGATACACCCTTTCTCGACCGAGCAGACCGAACCGGGAATTATCGCAATAAAGTAAGTCGCTACCTCTTGACTCCTGAGCAAACGGCTGCACTCATTAGCAGAGCCGTCGAGCGCAAAAAGCCTGAAGTAGCGATGCCTTTGCGACTCCATTACCTGTCCTTACTCTACGCCTTCTTGCCGCACAGCGTGAAGCGACTCGTCGCTCCTCTCCTCAACCGCAAGTGA
- a CDS encoding MFS transporter, translating to MKELWRQSSFRWYWLGMFLSGLGDQFGWMGLTWFVMKKTGSSAAMGGVILAYMLPAVFAGLVAGVLLDRYDRRKLIMIDNIVRGFIFISLVILLQVDQVPLFVIYILIVIAGILSPLSTAGAQTLLPRLVTDPKHLVKANGVMESQWQIVYMFGPALAGVLIGWIGEAYVLLIDAASFFVCAFCFSRLPKHLTQSANASTPTQQGEAVSYLRSLLRDMRTGYRYLFGRKQMIVLVFFTFLFNMAYGPVEVALPLYANQDLGGGSVALGMLWSSLAIGALLGSLFFSTITWKVPLGATLAGIIVAWGVTTLPLAMFSRLEVSMLAMALAGFCYSPYNILYRSYLQKQVPDALLGRVMTSIRTITGTGMPAGAAVSGLLIPFLGVQGLFGAGAAVCIVCGGIAFVMLRQLDEASLAVEERSDESLHAVRQEGVE from the coding sequence ATGAAAGAACTGTGGCGACAGAGCTCTTTTCGTTGGTACTGGCTGGGGATGTTCTTGTCAGGATTAGGCGATCAGTTTGGCTGGATGGGTTTGACGTGGTTTGTCATGAAAAAGACAGGCTCATCCGCAGCGATGGGCGGCGTGATTCTCGCATACATGCTTCCGGCTGTTTTTGCCGGTTTGGTGGCGGGTGTGCTTCTAGATCGATATGATCGAAGAAAATTGATCATGATTGACAATATCGTCCGAGGATTCATATTCATTTCTTTGGTCATCTTGCTGCAGGTCGACCAAGTGCCGTTATTTGTTATCTACATCCTGATTGTCATCGCGGGAATCCTTTCCCCTCTCAGTACGGCAGGTGCCCAGACTTTGCTACCGAGGCTGGTGACGGACCCCAAGCATTTGGTAAAAGCGAATGGGGTCATGGAGAGTCAGTGGCAGATCGTTTATATGTTTGGTCCTGCCCTGGCGGGTGTTCTGATCGGATGGATTGGCGAAGCTTACGTACTGTTGATAGATGCAGCTAGCTTTTTTGTATGCGCGTTTTGCTTTTCACGTTTACCCAAGCACCTTACGCAGAGTGCCAATGCTTCTACGCCAACACAACAAGGTGAAGCTGTTTCGTATTTGCGCTCCCTGTTGCGGGACATGCGTACAGGCTACCGCTATTTGTTTGGCCGCAAGCAGATGATTGTCCTTGTTTTTTTTACCTTTCTGTTCAACATGGCTTATGGACCTGTTGAGGTGGCGTTGCCGCTCTATGCCAATCAAGACTTAGGGGGTGGTTCCGTTGCTCTGGGGATGCTCTGGTCTTCCTTGGCGATTGGTGCCTTACTTGGCTCCTTGTTCTTTTCGACGATCACGTGGAAGGTTCCATTGGGAGCGACTCTGGCGGGAATCATTGTAGCTTGGGGGGTAACGACGCTGCCGCTTGCGATGTTCTCGCGATTGGAAGTGTCGATGCTGGCAATGGCACTGGCGGGCTTCTGCTACTCTCCGTACAACATTTTATATCGTAGCTATTTGCAGAAGCAGGTTCCCGATGCGCTGTTGGGGAGGGTGATGACAAGTATTCGGACCATCACAGGTACAGGCATGCCCGCAGGAGCCGCCGTCTCAGGCTTGTTGATACCCTTTTTGGGAGTACAAGGCTTGTTTGGAGCCGGGGCCGCTGTGTGCATCGTTTGTGGAGGAATTGCGTTTGTGATGCTGCGCCAACTGGATGAAGCATCACTTGCGGTTGAGGAGAGGAGCGACGAGTCGCTTCACGCTGTGCGGCAAGAAGGCGTAGAGTAA
- a CDS encoding MFS transporter, which produces MALLKHPVFRRLYAAHIIHIIGNEFTFIAVVGLLHDLSGSGLSFAAGTVFRMLPYVLTSFFSGALVENWDKKRVMITVNLLRGILVSLFFFISSPTYLWVAFLLLILVNICSAFFQPAMQVAIVSSVEEKDRLTANSLLQGTTSFLIIVCQGVAAVLVYLFSYRYNFLLDAACYMLSLVILLRLTKIDISNETKKATSFLTRLQEGFRYIGKKREIGQVLMYQMAERVLGAYYIMLMFYILQERGEGLYIFGLLDIPLGLGGVFAGILVTKMSDRLGDRGVSAIQGWTLVAMGISIFAVFNIKPLLGLAVAILFCSFASYSASILSVTKLQRLADPEYLARVFSIREMATMGSFSASCLVLGYGAEQVGSATVSGWLAIFGVVAGLIWLWSRHQIEKQMVSM; this is translated from the coding sequence ATGGCACTGCTAAAACATCCGGTATTTCGCCGTTTATACGCGGCTCACATCATTCACATCATCGGAAACGAGTTTACATTCATTGCGGTCGTTGGGCTCTTGCATGATCTTAGTGGTTCCGGCCTCTCGTTTGCAGCTGGAACGGTTTTTCGTATGCTTCCTTATGTATTGACCAGCTTTTTTTCCGGAGCACTGGTAGAAAATTGGGATAAAAAACGAGTCATGATTACGGTCAATCTGCTTCGTGGCATACTCGTTAGCTTATTTTTCTTCATTTCCTCTCCGACTTATTTGTGGGTAGCTTTTTTGCTGCTGATTTTAGTGAATATCTGTAGCGCCTTTTTCCAGCCGGCGATGCAAGTAGCTATCGTCAGTTCCGTTGAAGAAAAGGATCGTTTGACTGCGAATTCCTTGCTACAAGGGACGACTTCATTTTTGATCATCGTTTGTCAGGGTGTGGCTGCTGTTCTTGTCTATTTGTTCTCCTATCGATACAATTTCTTGCTGGATGCTGCGTGTTACATGCTTTCTCTGGTGATCTTGCTCAGGCTTACCAAGATTGATATTTCCAACGAAACCAAAAAAGCCACGAGCTTTCTTACGAGATTGCAGGAGGGCTTTCGTTATATTGGTAAGAAAAGGGAAATTGGCCAGGTGCTCATGTACCAGATGGCAGAACGTGTGCTGGGCGCGTACTACATTATGCTGATGTTTTATATTCTCCAGGAGCGGGGGGAAGGGCTTTATATCTTTGGGTTATTGGATATTCCCTTAGGTTTGGGGGGCGTATTCGCGGGGATATTGGTGACTAAAATGTCTGACCGACTAGGTGACAGAGGGGTCTCAGCTATACAGGGCTGGACACTCGTGGCCATGGGCATCTCCATATTTGCAGTATTCAATATCAAGCCTTTGCTCGGTTTGGCAGTGGCCATTCTGTTTTGTTCTTTTGCTTCGTACAGCGCGTCTATTCTCTCGGTTACCAAGCTCCAGAGATTGGCAGATCCCGAGTATTTGGCCCGAGTCTTTTCCATTCGGGAAATGGCGACAATGGGAAGCTTCTCCGCAAGCTGTCTCGTGTTGGGGTACGGGGCCGAACAAGTAGGGAGTGCGACGGTTTCCGGCTGGTTGGCTATCTTTGGGGTTGTAGCAGGGCTGATCTGGCTGTGGAGTCGACACCAGATAGAAAAGCAGATGGTGAGTATGTAA
- a CDS encoding ArsR/SmtB family transcription factor, whose product MKRYMVIETVDQLKAISDSLRMEIITLLVKEEYTGKQLATMLNLSASKVHYHLKELENHQFVHVVRTEEKNGIVQKFYRALAYDMKVSDALLPSLQEDTILMQESLLNHLRSSITRLYNAPEESFLQFADEEKRPPSIGLNSEVKAPRHEIHEWLKKYKALINELGQMEHRYLQRVANGEAEDTEENFYLVTVGFMTNERYYVADDESLPENYEHVPTEYEHITEKVVKKKKGSDSDDDATRN is encoded by the coding sequence TTGAAACGTTATATGGTTATTGAAACCGTCGATCAACTAAAGGCAATCAGCGACTCTTTGCGCATGGAGATCATTACCTTACTAGTCAAAGAAGAATACACCGGGAAGCAATTGGCTACCATGTTAAACCTTTCTGCCTCCAAGGTCCATTACCATCTCAAGGAGTTGGAAAACCACCAATTTGTTCACGTGGTACGAACGGAAGAAAAGAACGGCATCGTGCAAAAGTTTTATCGTGCGCTTGCTTATGACATGAAAGTCAGTGATGCACTTCTCCCTTCATTGCAAGAGGACACCATACTCATGCAAGAGTCGCTGCTCAATCATTTGCGCTCCAGTATTACACGCTTGTACAACGCTCCCGAGGAATCATTTCTGCAATTTGCTGATGAGGAGAAACGCCCACCATCCATCGGACTCAACTCAGAAGTCAAAGCCCCACGCCATGAGATACACGAGTGGCTCAAGAAATACAAAGCTTTGATAAATGAGCTTGGACAGATGGAGCATCGCTATCTTCAACGTGTCGCGAACGGTGAAGCGGAGGATACCGAAGAAAACTTTTACTTGGTGACAGTCGGGTTCATGACCAACGAGCGCTACTACGTCGCCGATGACGAGTCCTTGCCTGAGAACTACGAACATGTCCCAACGGAATACGAGCACATTACAGAAAAAGTCGTAAAGAAAAAGAAAGGAAGCGACTCTGATGACGACGCAACCCGTAACTAA